In Papaver somniferum cultivar HN1 chromosome 9, ASM357369v1, whole genome shotgun sequence, the genomic stretch CCATTGCTCCAGCTTATGAGAACTCTATTTGCCTACCTTGTTTCACTAATTTTGCTACTTAAGCCTACATTGgctattgttaatattttgggaAATTTCGCATATGATTGGTTCTGCTATTTTATCAATGAGTTTTTCTACTTGTTGCAACTGCATCACGCCGGTCAAAATTTTGCACTAACCTTAGAAAATAATCAAATCTTTGTAtaaaaaatcaagatgttggcTGACCGTGCCTTGAGGTGACAGCTTCAGGATTAAACCATTTCTGTAAGTGGTTTGAGCGGCAGCTTACACTTTAGGCTATAGCCTTAAACTTACAGGTCCCAATGAGGCATTGGCTTAGTAAGCTCTTTCAATCAAAATactagaaaatatgtccaaacgAGGGAAGCCGTGGGTTGGGTAGGATGATCGTTCATTCTCTGATTTATGAGAAGGCTTTCGAAATGGCATGGAGCTAGTTCATACTTCTCTTTTACGGATTTTATGTACAAGCTTGTCATCACACTTGATAAAGGAAAATCAGTTCCATATATCTCCCTACCGTTCTACTTTTCTTTAAAGGAGGTGAAATGCAATAGCTCTTCTAAATTTAAAAACATGTGAATGTTCTAATATACCAGAGACCCTTTTAACTTAAAAGGTTATAGTCATAGAAAATAGTTTAACCAGTGAAGCGAgatttacaaaaacgtaccatgGGTTGGCATCCAGGCCTGAATTTTAATTGCTGTATATGTGAACACACTGCCAGATAGTCTTCGTGTGTGTGTGTTAGTTGAGGTGTTCTTCCTGTAATGTTTCAGAAGTACTGTATAACTgagtttcatatttattttttgtcCTGCAAATATTTAGTCTGTACAAGTTTGTGCATTTTCTAAACTGACTCAAACTAATTTTAACAACTTAAGCTTTTGGATATATGGTACTGTGGTATACCTGCTGCTGATGTCACACCAATATCCCGTTTTCTATATATTAATTCCTTGCTCTCTGTGCCCGACTATCAGCATAATATACAAATGTGTAGGGTAGTCTAAtttggaagaaattttttgcTGCTTGACTGACTGCAAATTTTTGTAACCTTTTGTGTTTGGCAGGGCTATGAATTTGTTAACAGAAATGAAGAGTGCATTTGGCACAAATGACTGTAGCTTATTGTGCATTAACTCTGGTCAAGATGGACTCGGAGACCAGCAGGATAGCCCATGGTTTCCTTATGTAAGTTGACATTTAGAGCCTCATACTTTTCAAATCTGGCTACTTTTATCACAGTGCATGAATAATTCTGTGatttaccatttttttttgtaacaggAAACTGATTCTCCACTCGCTCTGAACTCTGAGGATATTAATGAGGTAGCCGCATAAACTCcaaactttctttttttttatttaaaaaaactaGTTCTTGCAAAAAAAGCTATCCAATAGTTACTTGGAAATTTCTGACCAATATATTAGTGTTTGGAAACTTGGAAATAGATGAAGGAACTCATGCAAGATTTATCTTCCAAACACATCATTCCTCACATGGAGCAAAAAATACGTTTGCTTAATCAACAGGTAATTGTTTGTCTGTTATGCTTTTGAACTTTTGGTATTAGTGGTTTGTCGCCTTGCACTTCACTCATATACACTGTTTTCTTACTATGTCTATCCACTCCACTGGCTTTTCTTGGCCTTTTCCTTAGGTTTCTGCAACTCGTAAGGGATTTAGGAATCAAATAAAGAATCTGTGGTGgagaaaaggcaaagaagaaacaCCAGATGCTCCCAGCGGCGGCATGTAAGCTCATTATAGATTTCCTTTATAGATTCTTATCATTGCTGTGCTTATCTTCTTTCTGTCTGTCTAATTAATTTTCTGCATAATAATTGTTTTAGGTACACCTTTAGCTCCATCGAGTCTCAAATTAGACTTTTGGGTGATTATGCCTTCATGTTGAGAGATTATGAACTTGCTTTGTCGAATTATCGGCTGCTCTCTACAGATTACAAGCTTGACAAGGCCTGGAAACGTTTTGCAGGCGTACAGGTAGCTAAATGTGTAAATAGAAAGCCATCCAGTATTAAGCTGTTTGACATTTGGATCTTTATCAATATCGATTTCGCacttcaatgatttaaataattTGATCAAGTATTGAATGAAGTAAAGTTCATGAAGTTGGCTGATTACACTTTTGATTATTAGAATTAACTATGATCGAAGTTTTATGTTGGAAAAGTAGGAAAAGGTAAATGCAGATCCATTGCATTGTCTAATATTAGTATATCAATGTTTATGGCATTATGACTTATGCTTTGATAGCAGATTTATTGCTAATATATTAGTTTTATGAATTCCTGAAGGCCTTTACAAACTACCAAGCAAATGATGTTCGTCTTGAACCAGCTTCACAGTTTCTTACTAGCAGAATAGATGACTCTTTGCGGCCTCTACAGTAATTGCATTAACTGATACATCGCGAAGAAAAATTTGAAATAACTGACAGTTGGAGCTACATTCTATATTGAGTTTGGATAGCTTAGACAAATTTCAGGTAGTTCTGGAATTTTTTGTGTGAAATGGTACTGAATATGCAGGCTTTAGAGAAGCTGTCGAAGTTTAGCAAGTGAAGTGATAAGGAATTTATAAGCAGTAGACTAGTTGTTATCCATCATGCATAGAGTATTTGGATGTTTTTAGGTCAAATGGCTAAACATAAGATGTTGTGGCCACAAATTGTTGAGACTTAAATAACATGCCTCCCCTTGGTAGTCCTCTTTTGATCTTTCATATTAGCTCTAAGTTTCTGAGACCACAAAGATTGCAGCTTTTTTTAAGGGATAATTTCAGTAATTCTTTGCTTTGTACGGTTCTTTAATGATTTTTCAGTAACGTTGCCATGTTTGTGTTTCTTTCAGCTTTCATCTTGTTTTTCTCAAATTTACCATATCTTGTGTGTAGGAAATGCAAGCACTTACCTATTTTATGTTGGATCAATCAAGAAAGGATGCAGAGTATTGCATGGAAAGTGCTTTCAATACTTACTTGGTATATCTACTTTTTCCTTTAGGTCCAAGATTATCTGTAAATTACTGTCTTGTGAAGGTGGGGAACTGCCGCTAACAACATTTTATCTGATACATTTGTTTTTAGTACCTTTAATTGGGTACTGTTCTTTTCATCTGATGACAAAATCTTTTTATGAGGAAGTAAGTGCTGCTCTAGAAGGTAATTTTTTGCTTGTGGAGCATGCACTTACCACATGGTTCAAAGTTTCAAGTATATTCTCCTGAAATGTttccaataatttttttttggacatCGGGGAATGAAGGAAGCTGAATCGATCTGTGTTGATTCGAAAAATATGGTTTATATCGTGTGAAAAAATGTGGTGTTTGACTTTCCAATTTGTTTgttcttttcttcctttcttGTTTGGGCATTATGGATGAGTGATGATGATATTGCTGATTTCTCATTTGACTGTGAGCAGTATATATATTTTCCTCTGGTGAGATACTAAGCCTCAACTTCTTTTGTTAAATTGGGTCTGTCCAGaaacttggatcatctggtcaaCGAAATGCTACGAGGTGTGGTCTCTGGTGGACAGAAATGCTCAAGTGCAGGGATATATACAAAGAGGCAGCTGGTGTTTACTTTCGGATTTCTAATGAGGTAGTCATACTCCATAAAATTGCAACATAGGGATTACGTGTTTTGGTCCTgaccatatatttctccccaggAGCCTTCACTACATGCAGCTGTAATGCTTGAGCAGGCATCTTACTGCTACTTGATGTCTAATCCACCCATGTTACGCAAGTATGGATTTCATCTCGTACTTGCGGGTAACCGTTACAATATATCTGATCAGGTACTGTCACTGAATTTTCTTCCTTATGTGTAGGGTGTAGCATTGCTTTGTTTTCTCAAagtttttcttcctttttcttcaatttATAGCGGAAACATGCAATTCGGACATATAGAGGGGCTCTTTCTGTTTACAAAGGAGACACTTGGAAGTACATAAATGATCATGTTCATTTTCATATGGggaagtaagttgaatcaagaaTGCTTTTAAGCTTGCGTGCCAGATTTTACCAAATTCGTTTTGATCTTGGGAAATTTCTTGATGTTCCCTCTAAATTGATGCAGGTGGTACGCTTTTCTTGAGTTATTTGATGTTGCAATGAAACATATGTTAGAAATCCTGGCATGTAGTCACCAGTCTATCGTTACCCAAGAGTTATTTCTAAGAGACTTTCTTCAAATTGTTCAGGTGAGTATTAGTCCAATCCTGGGTGTATCTAATGATTGAATGGTTGTGGCATGGTAAAAGTTCTATGAATCTGTTTGGCAGAATGTTGACTGTACTTTGTGGTTTATGTGGCATACCTAGAAAATGGGGAAGACATTTGAGGTATTCAAACTTCAGTTGCCCGCCATCAACCTGCCATCTCTGAAAGTAATTTTTGAAGATCATCGAACTTTTGCTTCACCTACTGCTGTAAGTAGACTCGTTGCATCTTTTGGCCTCACAGTATATTTTATTCTGGTAGCATTTGTTAGATTCTCTAGACTGGTGGATGGATTAATAATGGTTTAGCTTGCCGACTCTCTCTCCGGCATTTTTGAATTAACATTCCGTCTGTCTTATTATGGTTGCTTTAGGTTCAGGGTTAGGTATGAGGCAACTTCTTGTTATCATCTTTGTGTGATTATGTTTTCATTTGGTTTTAAAGATCACACGTTTCTTTTACTTGTTTTGTATCCATTTGTAAATCTTTTGTGCCCATACTGTTTTTGCTTTCATTtggatttttttgttttaaaactgcattttttttaattgtgtcaATTAGTTAGGGCTGGAAATTAATGTTGTTGCCCATTTCGTCTATGTTCAAGAGTATAAGGGTGACATATATATAGCACACAACTAAAAACAGTCATAAGGATGTAGAAATGATTTTTGACGGATAAGCTATGTAGTCGGTTTAGGCagactttattttcttttcagCAGTAACATTTGATGCGACTAATGAGTATGTTCGTTAAGTTTGAATCATCCCTTCTTCCATGTGTTCAGTGGGAGGATATTTAAATGACCTTTACATACCACGGAGTATGTTATTGTTATTGCGGCTTCTTTCATATAAATTTAGTTCTACAATAAGATGTTACTTACTTCCCTCCTAGTAAAGCATCCAATCTAATGTGTTTGTTAAATCGGGTTTTACAAGTTAGTTGCCTGTTGTTGATTCTTTTTTCTTTCCAAAATCCAGGTTAATGTTAAAGAAAGTTTGTGGCGGTCACTGGAGGAGGATATGGTTCCTTCAATACCTACCATGCGGTTTAATTGGCTGGAATCGCAACCTAAGTACTCAAAGAAACATAAAGATTCTAATATCTGTGTAGCTGGAGGTATAGATAAGGCTtaggaatattatttttttgctcATTCAATTTCATTGATGTTGCCTCCGTCTTCATCTTCAGTCACACTTTTTCGTTTGAGAAGTCAATTAACCAATTCTATGAAAGTAAACTTTGTAGGATTAGATGGCGTTAAAATGAAACTTGGGCCTCATGTTTTCCCTTGTAATGTTTGTGCATCGTAATTGAGGAACCCTATGCCTGATAAGCAGTAGTCTTTTGTCACCCACTACTCCCCACCAGACTTCGCCAGGATCAAGTTACCACTAGGCCAAGGAAGGTGATTTTTCTTGGTGAAGCCTTAGTTCACTTATACGTACCTTAGTCTGATTAACATATATATTTGTGTGGTAAAGGCCAAAGGGTGTTCGAGTTTatttttcaaaagagttaaaatccAGAGGGATAAATCATAAATGCAAGGGACTGTTTCATCAAGGAAatgtcatgcttcaaaaaaaaaaaatcaagaaatattATGTAAGGGCATGTCTAATTGTTGGATTTTCTGGCAGTTCACTCTGTATTTGGGTGATGTGGTTTGAATTTTGTTCCTTAGTAGGATAGCTTTTATCCAACTCGACATTAAAGATGATGGTAAAGCATCCATTGATTATTTTCTTGCTTGATCTGAAATTTGAATCTCAGCTCAAGTTCCCATAATATATCTTTATCTAGATTCTTATCACGAGGTTACTGATAATATGTGAGCTGATCAGCTGTAGCATAGTCCCACTGACTGCATCACGATTCTTATATCCATGATATGAACATTCTTGAAGATGCAATGTGCAAATGCTGATGTTTTCtgcttttcttctttatttgcaGAAGCCATAACCGTTGAAATTGAATTCAGAAACCCTCTTCAAATTCCAATCTCTGTTAATGGTCTTTCTCTCATATGTCAGTCAGAAGAAGAGACGACAATGGCTGGTATTCACATTCCTAAATGTTTGTATCTTGTTTACTTAAATCACGTATCTTATGGTTCAAAATGTTGGTTGCGTCAGGTGATGAATCTGTCAGTGATACCGGACTTCATTTGGCATCTGCATTGCAGGATGAGCTGGAACTCCAAAAGTTGAAAGGCAGTTGGTATATATTCTTTAGACTGCTTTATtactatttttttccttttatcagTGCTGCTACTGCTGTTGCTGATAAACTGGGCTGATGGTTTGATGCTGTAGGGAGAAAAATGCTGGAAGTTCTTCGTTTATATTATCGGAGGTCGACTTTTCTCTTGGAGGTCGTGAAACAACTCTGGTAAATGTTACATTTACTCAATTCTCTAAAATCTTCTGCGTTGACCCATAATAAGGTGATGTACTACATATGCTAGTGCTAGGACATTGCTATATAATCCTTGTTCTTGGTATGGTTAATCCCCTCTATAGTGCCTGGATGACGTTTTAGGATATCCTTTCATGATATAAAAATTTGCTTTTTGAGTTTGTCTCTCAGGGTATCACTAAATTTCTTCTGCCTTCTGCTTGAGTTTTGAGCTTATAATATTGGTAGATTGTTAattacttaattttttttttcattttatttggaCTGAACTAGAATGATGTAATAGTGTCAGAAATTGATGGAGCTTAAATTCCTTACATCTTCTATACCTGCAAAGTCTAGATTGTATAtcaaactctcgacagccatgAGAATCTAAAAGTGCAAATAAGCAGAAAACTTTACTATATGCAGAGTGTTGAAGTCAGACCGACTTTCTGCATTGAAAACTAATTGTACTATAAAGAGGCTGATGCACAACACCAAATGCTTTGTACTAGTACATCAAAGGATCATAGGGGGTAACTTTTAGAAAAAGGTAAACTAGGCCAAAGTTTTGTTAAGGGCCACCAGAAAATTTCTTTTAAAGACTCTTCAACAGGTTTAAAATGGATCATTTATTTTCTTAGCCTGAACAAGGCTTTAGCTAGCATATTCGCTTTTCGGATGCATTAACTGTTCATTTACTACATTGTTCGATAGGCACTGTCTAGTGCATAGTTGCTTTTCTCTCAAGAGCAGCCTTCGGTATGTTCTTCTTGTAGCGCTTTGACTGTTAAAATTTACTAGGTAACATGATTGTTAGTTTGCAGGCAGTGCTGATTTACAGGCGAAAATATAGTTGTTTGTATGCGTTCATTTTTATAtggctatttttttttttaattatatcacATCAACATGTCATAAAGTAGTACTaatttggaaatctttttaattcTCAGATCCAATTGACTATCACACCCAGAGTGGAAGGTATTCTAAACATTGTCGGTGTCAGATGGAAATTTTCAGATTCTGTAGTTGGTTATCATAATTTTGATTCTGCTCAAGTAAAGAAGAAAAGTGTTAAGGGAAGAAAAGCTAAGCCATCTTCAAGCAATAATCTGAAGTTTACAGTGATCAAGGTGCATATTCTGTTGTAAATATCCCAACCCCCAATACCAAAAGAATGTAGTCCTTTTCGAGCTCTATGGTGAaactttggccacgccaaattttcagttttttttttttttaatttctttttgatgTTAAATATTTTAATTTGTGTTTTGGTGTCCTTTGCACTAGGCTCTGCCAAAGCTGGAGGGTTGCATCCAGCATATACCGAAAAGAACATATGCTGGGGAGTTGCATCGTCTTGTTTTGAAGTTGAGGAACACATCAGAATTTCCTCTCAAGGTAGGCTGTATAGTGGTGTTGCCTCTCATGTAACATATTGGATGGGTGTAACATTGGTTAGTAAAAGGCAAACGGTCTTCATTCCTAGATGGCTAGGTTCCTTGTGATATACATCTATTACCATGAAATGATTACGCGGTCATTTTTTTCTGTCTCAAGTCTTTGAGCAAATTTCTTTCTGTTGGTTGTCTAAATTTAAAAGCAGAATATCACTTGGCCAATACGTGGCGGTGTAGATTCAGGCTTCATCCTCTTCCTCTTATCTTCTCTGCTCTCTTCCTCTTTCGTCTCTTGTTCCTCTGTGTTCTCAATTTTACAGCTAAGATAATGTATTTAGATTGAAGTCACTGATACAGTAATTGATTTCTATGGCTGATATTTGTATAAGCTGTAGATGTCACTTTCCTGTCTATAATTTGGTTATATTGTGTTATTATTTTCTGTATTTAATATCTAATTCTGATGCATTTTTGATGTGCCTTTCTGCCTTTCACGTGTGACAAACTTGCCCTCTAGTTTGTACAAGCTCAGAAGCTTAAATTGATCTTTTCGATTTAAATGTTTGCAGAATCTTAAGATGAAGATCAATCGACCAAGATGTTTAATTCCAGGTTATCGCGAAGATATGAATGCAGAATTTCCTGCTTGTCTACATAAACAGAAAACCTCGGCTAGCAGAGAGTTGTACTCAGTTGAGGGGTCCGATGGCCTTGTGTTTCAATTTCCAGAGGTTAGTTGTTCATTAATTCTTGTACCTCCGACTTTACTTATCTTTTTTATGAGAGTGAGTGAAGTTCTTTTAGAGAAGTTGACAATATCTGATACTTACGGGGATTGAAGCCTGGTTTAAATTGTCACCAACAGCATAACGTTCACCACCAACTGTGGTGTTTCCGAGATTTGGGTACAATGTTTGTCTCTCCTTTTGCTTGTGTTTATGTTTCACGTCTTTGTTTTGTGAAGGATGTGACAGTAGGAGGACACCAGATATTATCATGGCCTCTTTGGTTGCAACTGGGAGATCCCGGAAGCATCTCATTGTTTATATCAATATACTATGAAATGGAAGATATATCAAGTGGGATGAAATTTCGTACTCTTCGAATGCATTATGATCTGGAGGTATGGCCTTCTGGTTATTCTCAATTTTCACTCTTATAGTCTTAGTTGCAGATCACTTGGTTTCTTTGTCCCCAAAAGAGTGcacatgagaaatattattatcTATTTTATTGTAAATATGTGAACTGCGGAGCGCCACAATGCTTACTTCAACTCTGTAAAATAGTATCCTTGTTGGTGATTCTCTACTAATTTTTCTCCAATTGATTTATAGTCAGCATTATGTTTGGTTGTAGTTTGTATTTTGTTTATACCAATGATTTGGCTCAGAAtgtagtattagacttggtttaTTTACCAATCTGGTAGCTTGAAAGCTTAGTATATGATGTGCACTGACCTTCattattgtttatttttcttttaacagGCCTTACCATCATTGGATGTGTCGGTCAAGATCAGCCCGTGTCCTTCAAGATTGCAGGAATTCCTTGTGCGCATGGATATTGTGAACAGAACCAGTTCTGAGACTTACCATCTTCGACAGTTATCGTCCATTGGACACCAGTGGAAAATCTTACCACTCTCATCTGATGGTCCAATTTGTCCCTCACAAGCATTAGTTGCTAATCAAGCATTATCATGCTTTTTTAAACTTGAGGTTTGTAGCTTCACTTTCACTACTGTGCCATGAAAAAACGCATCCTCCAGCAGTTAAGTAGACTCTGTTTGTCTAATGGGAATCAAGTTCATAGCTAGTCACCTATCTACAATAAATGGGCATTAGCCGTGGTGATTTGTCAACACTCTTTGAGAATTGTTCCTAGGTCCATCTAATGTTGCTGATGGTTATGGTTACCAAACGATTATGTATTGATTGTCAAGATAAAATGATAGGGTTCTGTGTCGTTTTGTTGTAGGGTTAGGGTAATTCAGAAATTATATTTTGAGGAGAAAGTCATTATTGTTTTTGTGATTCTGCTGTTCATTGTTTACTTTCATCTCTGGCCTAAGTTGGTACCAGTAATTAATTAGGGTAGATGTCGATTTTACGGCCACATAATCGATTGTTTTATTTGATACAAAACAGTTCCTCTTTAATTTGCTTACTTACTGATTTCTCTTATATATCAGGACTGTAGTAAATTAACCAATGATGAAACATTATCGACTCACAGCTCTGTCGGTGGAACTGATGTACGATTGGGTGTGGACGGCAGTGAAGCAATGTTTGATATGTCTGGTACACCTATAGCAGCTTTTCACCATCATGACAGGTTGCACCAGGAAATGTCAAATCAGGTTCAGTATATTTACCTACTTAATGATGCAAGTGCTCAAGTTTTGAAATGCTGCATATAAGTTCCTGCATCGCTTAAAATATGGGATTGGCTTTTAAAAATTTCACCACATGAATTCCTTCAGATGGTCTTCAATACTACTAAGTAGCTTATGTTGTTGGATCCCAGTTGAAATCAAAGCGTCAATTTTCGTTGTCCTTTCCTCCTACTTTATGATATAGAGAATCTTGCAATAGGAAATAATCCTGAAAAGTGTTCACCTAGGTGGGATGGAAGTCCACATTATGTGGGTGGTGGGTACTTGGATATTCAACCCACCATGTTACACTGGTATACTCAAGTCCTCCGGAAACATTTTACTACAAGTGGTTGTGATGTTCGAGATTTTGAGACTGCACTTTCAAGAGCCTGTATCTCAGTCAACACATATTGAATTATAGAAGATATGCAAATCAGTAATATTGTGAACATACAACACATTCACACGGAATATATATGCTCAGTTCATTAAGCATGACTGCAAACCGAATGCCAATGAGGATGAGCGATTCTGAATATAGCACTCAAGGGGTTTAAACTTTAAGGATGCAAATATGGTTTATTTGTGAGAAATCCCAATGTAGTATCCATTAGTCACATTTTCCTGCAGTTTTGGTAAATGCATTAGACTCCAAAATAATGAAAACCCATATCATTACTACTGTTGgatgttttattttcttattgttatgctTTGCACCAGGGAAATCCAAGCATTGCAAACTTTATATTAATCTCTCAGCTTCAAGAATCAATAACTGGCCCATCAAGTTCCTCACGTCTGTTTTCTCATCATCTATACAGCCGCAGGTTAGTATCAGTTTCTCATAGGTGGTCTTCATTTTCAAATTCTAAATTGGGCTAACATTCTCGTTTTTAT encodes the following:
- the LOC113309576 gene encoding trafficking protein particle complex subunit 8-like, producing the protein MMDPANSYLGKMLLDEITPVVMVLRTQTVEESCLKNGFDLVQMLNPFCVFNNIDVPVRTASDQPYRLQKFKCRLYYASDIRQPNKEAINDHLKQVIINANEKDATDLCSDPPQLGNILAVAKTESLPSWFQAFNKELILAPAFSEHEAFDHPVACLVVVSSKDEQPVNKFIDLFNTNQLPSLLNDGAMDPKILKHYLLVHDNQDGSSEKAMNLLTEMKSAFGTNDCSLLCINSGQDGLGDQQDSPWFPYETDSPLALNSEDINEMKELMQDLSSKHIIPHMEQKIRLLNQQVSATRKGFRNQIKNLWWRKGKEETPDAPSGGMYTFSSIESQIRLLGDYAFMLRDYELALSNYRLLSTDYKLDKAWKRFAGVQEMQALTYFMLDQSRKDAEYCMESAFNTYLKLGSSGQRNATRCGLWWTEMLKCRDIYKEAAGVYFRISNEEPSLHAAVMLEQASYCYLMSNPPMLRKYGFHLVLAGNRYNISDQRKHAIRTYRGALSVYKGDTWKYINDHVHFHMGKWYAFLELFDVAMKHMLEILACSHQSIVTQELFLRDFLQIVQKMGKTFEVFKLQLPAINLPSLKVIFEDHRTFASPTAVNVKESLWRSLEEDMVPSIPTMRFNWLESQPKYSKKHKDSNICVAGEAITVEIEFRNPLQIPISVNGLSLICQSEEETTMAGDESVSDTGLHLASALQDELELQKLKGSWEKNAGSSSFILSEVDFSLGGRETTLIQLTITPRVEGILNIVGVRWKFSDSVVGYHNFDSAQVKKKSVKGRKAKPSSSNNLKFTVIKALPKLEGCIQHIPKRTYAGELHRLVLKLRNTSEFPLKNLKMKINRPRCLIPGYREDMNAEFPACLHKQKTSASRELYSVEGSDGLVFQFPEDVTVGGHQILSWPLWLQLGDPGSISLFISIYYEMEDISSGMKFRTLRMHYDLEALPSLDVSVKISPCPSRLQEFLVRMDIVNRTSSETYHLRQLSSIGHQWKILPLSSDGPICPSQALVANQALSCFFKLEDCSKLTNDETLSTHSSVGGTDVRLGVDGSEAMFDMSGTPIAAFHHHDRLHQEMSNQGNPSIANFILISQLQESITGPSSSSRLFSHHLYSRSIASTSPVWWLMDGPRALNHDFSISFCEIELFLTIHNSSDSGASIRVNTVDTSTGGHLRDTVAAPPSPASTGLQVGWHNIASTDDSKDSPNNTIGTQVTKSSSDGGAPFIWSASSSKRLELGPFSTVKVPLRVCLFSPGTYDLSSYTINWSLQVSGDERISGEKTSQSSGTSQGNPYYLTVLQSPQ